A genomic segment from Meiothermus sp. Pnk-1 encodes:
- a CDS encoding efflux RND transporter periplasmic adaptor subunit produces the protein MQAHAGREVGRWIGVILLMLAAGVGGYMLRGSSPNSSSPSNSRSGAAGPGVTGGFPGRQGMVRSATVPVQTDTSRAGTLVAQRQAMASVQPVVQSRVSPQISGVVSQILVNVGDVVKAGQPLIQLDDTQLRIAVQNAQLAVQNAQINLTAQTNATRDATLKLEQQLQAAKTALNNAQMAYQAAQRIYQLGGISQSELNNARANLDTAQANLSAAQSALAANRRAGQETLAQLRVAVAQAQSQLQQAQINLANATLRAPFSGQVAAINVAVGETVNSGSQPLTLVSPERQVRFSVPPADAASLSPGQTLSFSTDAQSFQVKVDQHPAPPASANANVSLTARILGNDPSPAGAVGTLTYPVRLAQGTLVPITALQNDGTRSFVFVVEGGKARAQTVTVLAQAGSQAAVRGLAPNLEVIVNPPPGLLDGVSVAKVESPSPSYGQEQSGGSQGRSSGSSFRQSGSSQPPRRPNVENPGQPSSSPGGSQP, from the coding sequence ATGCAAGCACACGCAGGAAGAGAGGTGGGCCGATGGATCGGGGTGATCCTGCTGATGCTGGCCGCTGGTGTGGGGGGCTATATGCTGCGCGGCAGCAGCCCTAACAGCAGCAGCCCCAGCAACTCCCGCAGCGGAGCGGCCGGCCCGGGGGTCACGGGGGGATTCCCCGGGCGGCAGGGGATGGTACGAAGCGCTACCGTGCCGGTACAAACCGACACCAGCCGAGCAGGCACGCTCGTAGCCCAGCGTCAGGCCATGGCCAGCGTGCAGCCCGTGGTCCAGAGCCGGGTCTCGCCGCAGATTTCGGGCGTGGTCAGCCAGATCCTGGTAAATGTAGGGGACGTGGTTAAGGCCGGGCAGCCGTTGATCCAGCTCGACGACACCCAGCTCCGCATAGCCGTGCAGAACGCGCAGCTCGCGGTACAAAACGCCCAGATCAACCTCACCGCTCAGACCAACGCCACCCGCGACGCCACGCTGAAGCTCGAGCAGCAACTCCAGGCCGCCAAAACCGCCCTCAACAACGCCCAGATGGCCTATCAGGCGGCGCAGCGGATCTACCAGCTGGGGGGCATCTCGCAAAGCGAGCTCAACAACGCCAGGGCCAACCTCGACACCGCCCAGGCCAACCTATCAGCGGCCCAAAGCGCCCTGGCCGCCAATCGGCGGGCGGGGCAAGAAACCCTGGCCCAGCTGCGGGTGGCGGTCGCCCAGGCGCAGAGCCAGCTCCAGCAAGCCCAGATCAACCTGGCCAACGCCACCCTGCGGGCCCCGTTTAGCGGACAAGTAGCGGCCATCAACGTGGCGGTGGGGGAGACGGTCAACAGCGGCAGCCAGCCCCTCACCCTGGTGAGCCCAGAGCGCCAGGTGCGCTTCAGCGTACCGCCCGCCGACGCCGCCTCGCTCAGCCCGGGTCAGACGCTGAGCTTCAGCACCGATGCCCAGAGCTTCCAGGTCAAAGTAGACCAACACCCCGCTCCTCCGGCGAGCGCCAACGCCAACGTCTCCCTCACCGCCCGCATCCTGGGCAACGATCCTTCCCCGGCGGGCGCGGTGGGCACCCTCACCTACCCGGTGCGGCTGGCTCAGGGGACCCTGGTTCCCATCACCGCGCTGCAGAATGACGGTACCCGCAGCTTTGTCTTCGTGGTGGAAGGGGGCAAGGCGCGGGCGCAGACGGTTACGGTACTGGCGCAAGCGGGCAGCCAGGCAGCGGTACGCGGGCTAGCCCCCAACCTGGAGGTCATCGTCAACCCGCCGCCGGGGCTTTTGGACGGGGTGAGCGTAGCTAAGGTAGAGTCCCCCAGCCCTAGCTATGGACAGGAGCAAAGCGGCGGTAGCCAGGGCCGATCTTCAGGTTCTAGCTTCCGCCAAAGTGGCTCTTCGCAACCACCCCGCAGGCCCAACGTCGAAAACCCAGGGCAACCCTCGAGCTCCCCGGGAGGAAGCCAGCCATGA